One window from the genome of Pseudoalteromonas sp. '520P1 No. 423' encodes:
- the rpsF gene encoding 30S ribosomal protein S6, translating to MRHYEIVFMVHPDQSEQVSGMIERYTGSITEAGGTIHRLEDWGRRQLAYPINKLHKAHYVLMNVETTSEVVSELETTFRYNDAVIRNLVIRTKNVVTEASPLAREEKKEAAAPAAAV from the coding sequence ATGCGTCATTACGAAATCGTATTCATGGTTCATCCAGATCAAAGTGAACAAGTTTCAGGTATGATCGAACGTTACACTGGTTCAATCACTGAAGCTGGCGGTACTATCCACCGTCTAGAAGATTGGGGTCGTCGTCAACTGGCTTACCCAATAAACAAACTTCATAAAGCACACTATGTTCTTATGAATGTTGAAACAACATCTGAAGTAGTAAGCGAGCTTGAAACTACTTTCCGTTACAACGATGCAGTTATTCGTAACTTAGTTATCCGTACTAAGAACGTAGTAACAGAAGCTTCTCCTCTTGCAAGAGAAGAGAAGAAAGAAGCAGCCGCTCCAGCAGCAGCAGTTTAA
- a CDS encoding type IV pilus secretin PilQ, which yields MYKRTSMLNGNLLNKFTSVFLAIVALLFMTSANAVPLLYDVRYNPLLEGETEIEFVFDEEIYIEPKIQVFSEPARIELFFDEADYEENLGEVLINKAGVKKVVSEFKNDGFKVTVFLDYLKIYQTRTDKNLFYLHVSDNPTQDVAEASIVDDAQTYINKIQAVDFRRGEKGEARVLIFMQENMAAIDVREEAGKVVVEFHNTDILDDLLYQLDVLDYGTIVSTIETFKDGANSRIVIDTTNAFDYNYQQLDNIFTLTVEKDESKKSFLGDGKDYQGKPMSLNFQDIAIRSVLQIIADYNGFNLVTSDSVGGNITLRLDGVPWDQALDIVLKVKGLDKRMDGSILMVAPTEELAAREAKELKAKQQVEDLEPLYSEYIQLNYAKAEDFVNLLKTDSNTILSSRGSVAVDQRTNTLLLKDTAKSIESVRRMIEVLDIPVKQVLIESRMVTVTDNVQEDLGIRWGFSDQQGSDGVAGTISGAEKIANGTIPSLTERLNVNLPVANPAGSIGMHVAKLADGTLIDLELSALEQENKAEIIASPRITTANQKQARIEQGTEIPYVQAASSGATTVTFKKAVLSLEVTPHITPDNKVILDLVITQDTRGDTVSTPTGPATAINTQRIETQVLVNNGQTVVLGGIFQQQIVNSVKKVPLLGDIPYLGYMFRSTSEFNEKKELLIFVTPKIINSSL from the coding sequence ATGTACAAGAGAACAAGTATGTTAAATGGTAATTTACTGAATAAATTTACATCAGTATTTCTTGCTATAGTAGCATTATTATTTATGACATCTGCTAATGCTGTGCCTTTGTTATACGATGTGCGCTATAACCCATTATTAGAAGGTGAAACTGAAATTGAATTTGTGTTTGATGAAGAGATTTACATCGAACCAAAGATTCAGGTTTTTAGTGAGCCCGCGCGAATTGAATTGTTTTTTGATGAAGCTGATTACGAAGAAAATTTAGGCGAAGTTTTAATTAACAAAGCCGGTGTAAAAAAAGTAGTGAGTGAATTTAAAAATGATGGCTTTAAAGTCACAGTATTTTTAGATTATTTAAAAATCTACCAAACACGTACAGATAAAAATTTATTTTATTTACACGTATCAGATAACCCAACTCAAGACGTTGCAGAAGCATCTATTGTAGATGATGCGCAAACTTACATAAATAAGATACAAGCAGTTGACTTTAGACGAGGTGAGAAAGGTGAAGCACGTGTTTTAATTTTCATGCAAGAAAATATGGCTGCAATTGATGTACGCGAAGAAGCAGGCAAGGTTGTTGTTGAATTTCATAATACCGATATTCTAGATGATTTATTGTATCAGTTAGATGTTTTAGATTACGGCACAATTGTAAGTACTATTGAAACCTTTAAAGATGGTGCTAATAGTCGAATTGTAATAGATACAACTAATGCGTTTGATTATAACTATCAACAACTTGATAATATTTTTACATTAACAGTAGAAAAAGATGAATCTAAAAAAAGCTTTTTAGGTGATGGTAAGGATTATCAAGGTAAACCTATGTCGCTTAACTTCCAAGATATTGCGATACGCTCAGTTTTACAAATTATCGCGGATTATAATGGTTTTAACTTAGTAACTAGTGACTCAGTTGGTGGTAATATTACTTTACGATTAGATGGTGTTCCTTGGGATCAGGCTTTAGATATCGTATTAAAGGTTAAAGGCTTAGATAAACGTATGGATGGCAGCATTTTAATGGTGGCACCAACTGAAGAGCTTGCAGCACGTGAAGCCAAAGAATTAAAAGCGAAACAGCAAGTTGAAGACTTAGAACCACTATATAGTGAATATATTCAACTTAATTATGCAAAAGCGGAAGACTTTGTAAACTTACTTAAAACTGATAGCAATACCATATTATCTTCACGTGGTAGTGTCGCTGTAGATCAAAGAACCAATACTTTGTTGCTAAAAGATACAGCTAAAAGTATTGAAAGTGTGCGTCGTATGATAGAAGTACTCGATATTCCTGTTAAACAAGTATTAATTGAATCTCGTATGGTAACAGTGACAGATAACGTGCAAGAAGACTTAGGTATTCGCTGGGGTTTTAGTGATCAGCAAGGGTCTGATGGCGTTGCAGGAACAATTTCAGGCGCAGAGAAAATAGCTAACGGTACTATTCCATCATTAACAGAACGTTTGAATGTTAATTTACCGGTAGCAAATCCTGCGGGCAGTATTGGCATGCACGTTGCTAAACTTGCTGATGGTACTTTAATTGATTTAGAGCTTTCGGCATTAGAACAAGAAAATAAAGCTGAAATTATCGCAAGTCCTCGCATTACAACCGCTAATCAAAAACAAGCGCGAATTGAGCAAGGTACTGAAATACCATATGTACAAGCAGCATCAAGTGGTGCCACAACAGTAACATTTAAAAAAGCAGTATTAAGCTTAGAAGTGACGCCGCATATTACGCCAGATAACAAAGTTATTTTAGACTTAGTTATCACGCAAGATACACGTGGTGATACGGTATCAACACCAACAGGTCCAGCGACGGCGATTAATACTCAACGTATTGAAACCCAAGTTTTAGTCAATAATGGTCAAACAGTTGTATTAGGCGGCATTTTTCAACAGCAAATAGTGAACTCAGTTAAAAAAGTGCCTTTATTGGGAGATATTCCATATTTAGGTTATATGTTTAGAAGTACAAGTGAGTTTAATGAGAAAAAAGAGTTACTCATTTTTGTTACACCTAAAATTATAAATAGTTCTTTATAG
- a CDS encoding penicillin-binding protein 1A: MTLLKNILRFIIISSILGLLTLVGLYFYVKSDIPSVSVLKDVQLQTPMLVYTKDGKLINQFGEKRRIPVSIDQIPQPLIDAFLATEDNRFYDHFGIDPIGIVRSAIVLITTGEKKQGASTITMQLARNFFLTREKAYIRKVKEIFIAMHIERLLSKDEILVLYLNKIELGNRAFGIGAAAQVYYGKELSELTLPQMAMLAGLPKAPSALNPIRNPKRAKARRNVVLGRLLTESYITQAQYDTAVKQPITARFHGAEIEVSAPYISEMVRAEMVNRYGLEEAYKNGYHVYTSITSDMQLAAQNAVTKNLEGYDLRHGYRGPKIHLWNSDKEESWHPSDILMHLKSVKEIADLKVGIVTNIFETSIEVLLKDGQFITVEWDGLKWARPYINNNRQGKPPKVALDILNVGAQIWLKSIDNNQYMLSQIPEASGALVSLNPQDGAILAIIGGYSFQLSQYNRAAQAKRQVGSNIKPFVYSAAIDNNYTLASIMNDAAIHQWDKSQGVAWRPRNSPDVYHGPIRVRRALAQSKNVVSVRLLRGVGLNKTADYLLNFGFKPQDIHRSETLALGSASLTPLELATGMATFANGGHLIEPYFISKIDDAFGNELFKAKPLIACAKCNVQEIRDGFDYAPRVINKQNAFLIANAMTSTIMGGGSWKHKTGWNGTGWRAQKIKLNKRPRKDLSGKTGTTNNYVDAWFTGFNSKILTTTWVGFDNPGKSLGKASYNANLGKNQVTGNEFGARAAQPAWVEFMQYALKDQPLAPIEQPEDLVSVRIDLKTGLLSHKTDHTSRFEFFVKGTAPTQYAQIAEQDIFEDDGEGKVIEEELF; encoded by the coding sequence GTGACTTTGTTAAAAAATATTTTACGTTTCATTATCATATCGAGCATATTAGGTCTTTTAACCCTAGTTGGACTCTATTTTTATGTGAAGTCGGATATTCCGAGCGTTTCAGTTTTAAAAGACGTTCAATTACAGACACCTATGCTTGTATACACAAAAGATGGCAAGCTTATTAATCAGTTTGGTGAAAAGCGTCGAATTCCTGTATCAATTGACCAAATCCCCCAACCTCTTATTGATGCATTTTTAGCAACCGAGGATAATCGTTTTTATGACCATTTTGGCATAGATCCTATAGGCATAGTACGTTCGGCTATTGTATTAATTACCACAGGAGAAAAAAAACAAGGTGCAAGTACAATAACAATGCAATTAGCACGTAACTTCTTTTTAACCCGTGAAAAAGCATATATTCGTAAGGTAAAAGAAATCTTTATAGCAATGCATATCGAACGATTATTATCCAAAGATGAGATATTGGTATTATATTTAAATAAAATAGAATTAGGTAATCGTGCATTTGGCATAGGTGCCGCTGCACAAGTTTATTATGGTAAAGAATTAAGTGAATTAACATTACCGCAAATGGCAATGTTAGCGGGTTTACCTAAAGCACCATCAGCCCTTAACCCAATCAGAAATCCTAAACGCGCTAAAGCACGCAGAAATGTAGTACTCGGCAGATTGTTAACAGAAAGTTACATCACTCAAGCCCAATATGACACAGCAGTAAAACAACCTATTACAGCACGTTTTCATGGAGCTGAAATTGAAGTATCAGCACCTTATATTTCTGAAATGGTACGTGCTGAAATGGTAAATCGTTATGGTTTAGAAGAAGCTTACAAAAACGGTTACCATGTATATACAAGCATAACGTCAGATATGCAGCTAGCTGCGCAAAATGCTGTCACTAAGAATTTAGAAGGATATGATTTAAGACATGGCTATAGAGGACCAAAAATTCACCTATGGAATTCTGATAAAGAAGAATCGTGGCACCCCTCTGATATTTTAATGCATTTAAAATCAGTAAAAGAAATAGCCGATTTAAAAGTTGGTATTGTGACTAATATTTTTGAAACTAGTATTGAAGTATTACTTAAAGATGGTCAATTTATTACTGTTGAGTGGGATGGTTTAAAGTGGGCCAGACCCTATATCAATAATAATAGACAAGGAAAACCACCTAAAGTCGCTTTAGATATTCTAAACGTTGGTGCCCAAATATGGCTTAAAAGTATTGATAATAATCAATATATGTTAAGTCAGATACCGGAAGCATCAGGTGCTTTAGTCTCTTTAAACCCTCAAGATGGTGCTATTTTAGCGATTATTGGAGGGTATAGTTTCCAGTTAAGTCAATATAATCGTGCTGCTCAAGCTAAGCGCCAGGTTGGTTCAAACATAAAGCCATTTGTATATTCAGCGGCAATAGATAATAACTACACGCTAGCAAGTATTATGAATGATGCCGCGATCCATCAATGGGATAAAAGCCAGGGAGTTGCTTGGCGGCCAAGAAATAGTCCAGATGTATATCATGGTCCTATTCGTGTTCGCCGTGCTTTAGCGCAATCTAAAAACGTAGTCTCCGTTAGATTATTACGGGGTGTGGGTTTAAATAAAACCGCAGACTATTTATTGAACTTTGGATTTAAACCACAAGATATACATAGAAGTGAAACGCTTGCATTAGGTAGCGCATCATTAACGCCTTTAGAGTTGGCTACTGGTATGGCGACCTTTGCGAATGGCGGCCACTTAATTGAACCTTATTTTATAAGTAAAATAGATGATGCTTTTGGTAATGAGCTATTTAAGGCTAAGCCACTAATCGCATGTGCTAAATGTAATGTTCAAGAGATCAGAGATGGCTTTGATTATGCACCTAGAGTCATCAATAAACAAAATGCATTTTTAATAGCCAACGCCATGACAAGCACCATTATGGGCGGCGGTAGTTGGAAACATAAAACTGGTTGGAATGGTACAGGTTGGCGAGCGCAGAAAATAAAATTAAACAAGCGTCCACGAAAAGACTTATCCGGAAAAACAGGCACTACTAATAATTATGTAGATGCTTGGTTTACTGGCTTTAATAGTAAAATTTTAACAACTACCTGGGTAGGCTTTGATAATCCAGGTAAATCACTTGGTAAAGCAAGTTATAATGCTAACTTAGGGAAAAACCAAGTAACGGGTAATGAATTTGGTGCCAGAGCAGCTCAACCTGCCTGGGTTGAATTTATGCAATACGCCTTAAAAGATCAGCCTTTAGCACCAATTGAGCAACCTGAAGACCTTGTTTCTGTCAGAATTGATTTAAAAACTGGTCTTTTAAGCCATAAAACAGATCATACAAGTCGATTTGAATTTTTCGTTAAAGGCACTGCTCCTACACAATATGCTCAAATAGCCGAACAAGATATATTTGAAGATGATGGTGAAGGCAAAGTGATTGAAGAAGAACTATTTTAG
- a CDS encoding pilus assembly protein PilM: MLSQLFKKPVTWMVGIDIGSHSVKAVLLSKKDELYRLEAFAVEAMPKGAMVERSIQDIESVGRVIHKIRKKMPKAVTQAAVAVSGQTVITKVIFMDVSLSDSELESQIEIEADSLIPYPLDEVSLDFEKLDINEADPSKVNVLLSAARTESVEARAGALDAGGFEAKVVDVESYALSRTMTLCTNELPEDAEDKIVAFIDVGASTTLFSVVQKGKTIYTRDQVFGGEQYTKTIVSYYNKSFDEAEQAKITGDLPPNYTFEVLAPFQTTFLQQVRRAVQMFLTTSGNDQLDYIVLSGGTSLIQGIDRLLIDELGIHSIIIDPFADMELSPEMDCELLDKHRAQLAVASGLALRSFSSCHI, translated from the coding sequence ATGTTAAGTCAACTTTTTAAAAAACCAGTTACCTGGATGGTCGGGATAGATATTGGTTCACATTCGGTTAAAGCCGTATTGCTCAGTAAAAAAGATGAGCTCTATAGGCTTGAAGCATTTGCTGTTGAAGCTATGCCTAAGGGTGCTATGGTTGAACGTTCAATACAAGATATTGAATCTGTCGGACGAGTGATCCATAAAATAAGAAAAAAAATGCCTAAAGCAGTAACTCAGGCAGCAGTCGCTGTGTCTGGGCAAACTGTGATCACTAAAGTTATCTTTATGGACGTTTCCTTATCAGATAGCGAGCTCGAATCACAAATTGAAATTGAAGCTGACAGTTTAATCCCGTATCCACTTGATGAAGTAAGCCTTGATTTTGAAAAGCTAGATATCAATGAAGCTGATCCTTCCAAAGTAAATGTATTATTATCAGCTGCAAGAACTGAAAGTGTTGAAGCAAGAGCTGGTGCACTCGATGCCGGTGGCTTTGAAGCAAAAGTGGTTGATGTTGAATCTTATGCATTAAGTCGAACAATGACATTGTGTACCAATGAACTACCGGAAGATGCTGAAGATAAAATAGTGGCATTTATTGATGTCGGCGCATCCACAACTTTATTTAGCGTGGTTCAAAAAGGTAAAACAATTTATACCAGAGACCAAGTTTTTGGTGGTGAGCAATATACCAAAACAATTGTATCTTATTATAACAAAAGTTTTGATGAAGCCGAGCAAGCTAAAATTACTGGTGATTTACCGCCGAATTATACCTTTGAGGTATTAGCGCCATTTCAAACTACTTTCCTTCAGCAAGTTCGTAGAGCAGTGCAAATGTTTTTGACTACGAGTGGCAATGATCAACTCGATTATATTGTGTTATCAGGTGGTACATCATTAATTCAAGGCATTGATAGGCTTTTAATTGATGAGTTAGGCATTCACTCAATTATTATCGACCCTTTTGCCGATATGGAATTATCTCCAGAGATGGATTGCGAACTGCTAGATAAACATCGCGCTCAATTAGCTGTAGCGTCTGGTTTAGCATTAAGGAGCTTTTCTTCATGCCACATATAA
- a CDS encoding pilus assembly protein PilP: MKKIAYIALPLVLSGCFDDTTEQQEFINRVQASTVAKIEPIPEIKKFEHFAYGTADLRSPFVAPKPEVIQDKLLQIQNCLHPDPRRKKEPLERYPLDNIMMKGTLGAGDETWALITASDDTLHRVTRENYMGLYHGKVLQVHSRFIELLELIPDGAGCWKERLTKVEIVEATDASE, encoded by the coding sequence ATGAAAAAAATTGCTTATATTGCGCTCCCTTTAGTTTTAAGTGGCTGTTTTGACGATACAACGGAACAGCAAGAATTTATTAATAGAGTTCAAGCTAGTACTGTTGCAAAAATAGAACCAATCCCTGAAATTAAAAAGTTTGAACATTTTGCTTATGGTACAGCAGATTTAAGAAGTCCGTTTGTAGCACCTAAACCGGAAGTAATACAAGACAAGTTATTGCAAATTCAAAATTGTCTTCATCCGGATCCTCGTCGTAAGAAGGAGCCTCTAGAAAGGTATCCTTTAGATAATATTATGATGAAAGGAACATTAGGCGCAGGAGATGAAACTTGGGCCTTAATTACTGCGTCAGATGATACTTTACATCGTGTAACTCGTGAAAACTATATGGGTTTATATCATGGTAAAGTACTTCAGGTTCATAGCCGTTTTATCGAATTATTAGAATTAATACCAGATGGTGCAGGATGTTGGAAGGAACGCCTGACGAAAGTTGAGATCGTGGAGGCTACTGATGCATCTGAATAA
- a CDS encoding PilN domain-containing protein: MPHINLLSWREASRKETQKQFLSILFLVTLISFGSVFAISMIYGAMKDGQVKRNKFLTSEISVLDKRIAQIKELDKKKENLHQRMRLIEELQSNRNLGTQIMDEIATVVSSGVYLTKLERRDNAIQIIGKSESNNRLSRMLRQLEGSYLFQGATLQDIIAGEQQARLLSDFNMKFTVKPYEQIGEVKQ, from the coding sequence ATGCCACATATAAATCTACTATCTTGGAGAGAGGCTTCAAGAAAAGAAACGCAAAAACAATTCTTATCAATACTTTTTCTAGTAACTTTAATTTCATTTGGTTCGGTTTTTGCCATTAGTATGATTTACGGGGCAATGAAAGACGGTCAAGTGAAGAGAAATAAATTTTTGACATCAGAAATTTCAGTATTAGATAAAAGAATTGCTCAAATAAAAGAACTCGATAAAAAGAAAGAAAATTTACACCAAAGAATGCGTTTAATTGAAGAGTTACAAAGCAATCGTAACTTAGGTACGCAAATTATGGATGAAATAGCGACAGTTGTATCGTCTGGAGTGTATTTAACGAAATTAGAGCGTCGTGATAATGCGATACAAATCATAGGTAAAAGTGAATCTAATAACCGCCTTTCTAGGATGTTACGCCAATTAGAGGGCTCTTATTTGTTTCAAGGGGCGACGCTGCAAGATATTATCGCTGGTGAGCAACAAGCAAGGTTATTAAGTGACTTTAATATGAAATTTACAGTGAAACCTTATGAACAAATTGGTGAGGTTAAGCAATGA
- a CDS encoding type 4a pilus biogenesis protein PilO — protein MNIDLKALNEIDFNELDLENIGAWPLAVKIIAGVIVAAIVSLLTYNLFVADEVSGYENALNKETELRSTFKAKYAVASNLEIYKQQMIEMEDKFSKLLKRLPTSSEIPGTLDDLSYVGTTSGLIFNKIGWLPEIENEFYTELPIKIEVVGQYHEFGEFVSKVALLPRIVSLHDFSIKPDGTGRLMFSVIAKTYRYKEVQ, from the coding sequence ATGAACATTGATTTAAAAGCTTTAAATGAAATTGATTTTAATGAATTAGACCTTGAAAATATTGGTGCTTGGCCTTTGGCTGTAAAAATAATCGCAGGCGTTATTGTTGCTGCGATTGTGAGTTTGCTTACATATAATTTATTTGTTGCTGATGAAGTCTCTGGTTATGAAAATGCGCTAAATAAAGAAACTGAGCTACGTAGTACATTTAAAGCTAAATATGCAGTGGCATCAAATTTAGAAATTTATAAACAGCAAATGATTGAAATGGAAGATAAGTTTTCGAAATTATTAAAAAGGCTTCCTACCTCAAGTGAAATACCAGGTACATTAGATGATTTATCTTACGTTGGTACAACAAGCGGTTTGATTTTTAATAAAATTGGTTGGTTACCTGAAATTGAAAATGAATTTTATACCGAGCTACCTATAAAAATTGAAGTAGTAGGCCAATATCATGAGTTTGGTGAGTTTGTAAGTAAGGTTGCATTATTACCTAGAATCGTAAGTTTACATGATTTTAGTATCAAGCCTGATGGTACTGGGCGCTTAATGTTTAGTGTAATCGCAAAAACTTATCGTTATAAAGAGGTGCAATAA
- the priB gene encoding primosomal replication protein N: MNELNISGILCKTPKFSQSPAGIPHCILVLEHKSQQVEAGFNRNSYVRIQVVASGHSIMEHTQNLEVGQELAITGFLNRHEGRNGLSQLVLHAQQINRISLGDLSHGTLFQTS; encoded by the coding sequence ATGAATGAGCTGAATATATCTGGTATTTTATGTAAAACGCCAAAATTTAGCCAAAGCCCGGCGGGTATTCCACACTGTATATTAGTGTTGGAGCACAAGTCACAACAAGTCGAAGCAGGATTTAACCGTAATAGTTATGTTCGAATTCAAGTTGTTGCCAGTGGTCATTCAATTATGGAACATACTCAAAATTTAGAAGTTGGGCAAGAGTTGGCTATCACGGGATTTTTAAATCGCCATGAAGGTCGCAATGGACTAAGTCAATTAGTGCTACATGCTCAACAAATAAACAGAATTAGTTTAGGAGATTTATCTCATGGCACGTTATTTCAGACGTCGTAA
- the aroK gene encoding shikimate kinase AroK, with product MAEKRNIFLVGPMGAGKSTIGRHLADQLHLEFFDSDQEIERRTGAEIAWVFDIEGEDGFRVREEGVISDLTEMQGIVLATGGGSVISKDVRNKLSARGIVVYLETPIEKQVARTQRDKKRPLLQTKEDPREVLERLAEERNPLYEEVSDFVVRTDEQSAKVVANQIIAKLDF from the coding sequence ATGGCTGAAAAACGTAATATATTTCTAGTGGGCCCTATGGGCGCAGGTAAAAGCACAATTGGTCGTCATTTAGCTGACCAGTTACACCTTGAATTTTTCGATTCTGATCAAGAAATCGAACGTAGAACCGGTGCTGAAATAGCATGGGTATTCGACATAGAAGGTGAAGACGGCTTTAGAGTTCGTGAAGAAGGTGTTATTTCTGACTTAACAGAAATGCAGGGTATTGTTCTTGCTACTGGCGGTGGTTCAGTAATAAGCAAAGACGTACGTAATAAACTTTCTGCACGTGGCATTGTCGTTTACCTTGAAACGCCAATCGAGAAACAAGTAGCACGTACTCAGCGTGATAAAAAACGTCCTCTACTTCAAACTAAAGAAGATCCGAGAGAAGTTTTAGAGCGTTTAGCTGAAGAACGTAACCCGCTTTATGAAGAAGTGTCTGATTTTGTTGTTCGTACTGACGAACAAAGTGCAAAAGTTGTAGCAAATCAAATAATTGCAAAACTTGATTTTTAG
- the rpsR gene encoding 30S ribosomal protein S18, with protein sequence MARYFRRRKFCRFKAEGVQQIDYKDLATLRNYVTESGKIVPSRITGTSAKYQRQLATAIKRARYLALLPYTDLHK encoded by the coding sequence ATGGCACGTTATTTCAGACGTCGTAAGTTCTGCCGCTTTAAAGCGGAAGGCGTACAACAAATAGATTATAAAGATCTAGCTACTCTTAGAAACTATGTTACAGAAAGTGGCAAAATCGTACCAAGCCGTATCACTGGTACAAGCGCAAAATATCAGCGTCAACTAGCTACCGCTATCAAGCGCGCTCGTTACTTAGCCCTTCTTCCATACACTGACTTACATAAGTAA
- the rplI gene encoding 50S ribosomal protein L9 has protein sequence MQIILLDKIANLGTLGDQVAVKSGYARNFLFPQGKAVPATKANIETFDARRAELETKIAEQHAAAETRAETLAALAEVTLVSKAGDEGKLFGSIGTRDIADAISAVGVTVAKSEVRLPLGTIRELGEFDVAIQVHSDVTATIKVVVIAEA, from the coding sequence ATGCAAATTATTTTATTAGACAAGATCGCTAATCTAGGTACTCTAGGCGATCAAGTTGCAGTTAAATCGGGCTATGCTCGTAACTTCCTTTTCCCACAAGGTAAAGCAGTTCCTGCAACTAAAGCAAACATTGAAACTTTTGATGCACGTCGTGCAGAATTAGAAACTAAGATTGCTGAACAACACGCAGCTGCTGAAACGCGCGCTGAAACTCTTGCTGCATTAGCTGAAGTTACATTAGTATCTAAAGCTGGTGATGAAGGTAAGTTATTCGGTTCAATCGGTACTCGCGATATCGCTGATGCTATCTCTGCTGTTGGTGTTACAGTTGCTAAATCTGAAGTTCGTCTTCCTCTAGGTACTATCCGTGAGTTAGGTGAATTTGACGTAGCAATTCAAGTACACTCAGACGTAACTGCAACTATTAAAGTTGTTGTTATCGCTGAAGCTTAA
- the rlmB gene encoding 23S rRNA (guanosine(2251)-2'-O)-methyltransferase RlmB, giving the protein MSNELIFGFHSVEAILNTEPERFIEIYALKGRDDKRLTPVLETAKEFGVSIQFMHRKTLDEKAKGEQHQGIIAKVKAGKKFSEKDLDIILTNKAEKNKDAFFLILDGITDPHNLGACLRSADAAGVDAIIVPKDNSARLNGVARKVACGAAETIPLIQVTNLARTLREIKDQGVWVVGTAGETDTHVFDAKLTGPVAIIMGAEGTGMRRLTREHCDSLVKIPMVGTVSSLNVSVATGICLFEVLRQRG; this is encoded by the coding sequence GTGAGTAATGAATTAATTTTTGGTTTTCATTCAGTAGAAGCAATTTTAAATACTGAACCTGAGCGTTTTATAGAAATTTATGCACTTAAAGGCCGTGATGACAAGCGTTTAACACCAGTATTAGAAACTGCAAAAGAATTTGGTGTTTCAATTCAGTTTATGCACCGAAAAACCTTAGATGAAAAAGCCAAAGGCGAACAGCATCAAGGTATTATCGCTAAAGTTAAAGCGGGTAAAAAATTCAGTGAAAAAGATTTAGATATTATTTTAACGAATAAAGCTGAAAAGAACAAAGATGCTTTTTTCTTAATTTTAGATGGCATAACAGATCCACATAACTTAGGCGCGTGTTTACGTAGTGCTGATGCTGCCGGTGTTGATGCGATTATAGTACCAAAAGATAACTCAGCAAGATTAAATGGTGTTGCCCGTAAAGTGGCATGTGGTGCAGCTGAAACCATACCGCTTATTCAAGTAACAAACTTAGCGCGTACTTTAAGAGAAATTAAAGATCAGGGTGTTTGGGTTGTAGGCACTGCTGGCGAAACTGATACCCATGTATTTGATGCCAAATTAACAGGGCCAGTTGCTATTATTATGGGTGCTGAAGGCACGGGTATGCGACGTTTAACCCGTGAGCATTGTGACTCATTGGTTAAAATTCCGATGGTTGGCACGGTTTCAAGCTTAAATGTATCAGTCGCAACAGGTATTTGTTTGTTTGAAGTCTTAAGACAAAGAGGATAG